The Drosophila simulans strain w501 chromosome 3R, Prin_Dsim_3.1, whole genome shotgun sequence genome contains the following window.
TAGTGTCCTGCGGTTTATGtaaagttgatttattttccgAATAATTGTACAAGGGGATATTTATCTTCCGGTTGCCAACTTAAACTATTAAGTACTGTTTATGTTCTTCATAAGATAAAAACGTAGTAATTTAGTAAAGTGAATATTGATGAGAACTATTTCTTATCGCCACCCTTGGCGGCAAGCTCCTTCATCAGATTCAAGGCACTTCCGGCCTGGAACCACTGGATCTGCAGCTCGTTAAGGCTGTGGTTCAACTGGATTTTGTCGGAGCTACCATTGTTCTTGATCTCAGCATCGACGGGCTTGCCAGGTGCCAAGTCCTTGAGGTTGAGTATCGAAATCTTGCTCGACGGCTGGACTTTGTCGTAGTCACCGGGATTGGCGAATGTCAGGGCGAGCATACCCTGTTTCTTCAGGTTCGTCTCGTGGATGCGGGCAAACGACTTGACGATAATGGCCACTCCGCCCAAGTGACGAGGTTCCAGGGCAGCGTGCTCTCTGGATGATCCCTCGCCGTAGTTCTCCTCACCCACAGCGCACCACTTGATCTTGTTGGCCTTGTAATCCCGGGCCACCGCTGGTACGGTGTCGAAACTGCCAGACTTCTGGTTCTTGACCTTGTTCATTTCATTGTTTTCGGCATTTGTGGCCCCAATGAACATGTTATTGGATATATTATCCAAATGACCGCGATACTTAAGCCAGGGCCCAGCGGCACTGATGTGATCGGTGGTGCATTTGCctttgattttaattagcaCCATCATATCAATGTAGTCCTTGCCGTCCCATTTCTCAAAAGGTTCCAGCAGTTGCAGGCGATCCGACTTGGGATCGACATTGACCTTGATATCATCTGCTTTCGCTGGGGGAGCCTGATAGGTATCCTCTCCGGGATCAAAACCCTTGGAGGGCAGCTCTTCGCCGTGCGGTTCCTTGAGCTTGAACATTTTGCCATCGGTACCCGTAAGCTCATCCTTCATCGGATTGAAATCCAAACGTCCGGCGATCGCCAATGCAGTAGCCATTTCCGGACTGGTAACAAAACAATGTGTTGCTGGATTGGCATCATTTCGACCAGTAAAGTTGCGATTATACGACGTGACAATGGTGTTCTTCTCTCCCATCTTCACATCCTTGCGATCCCACTGTCCAATGCAGGGACCACAGGCATTCGCCAGCACAGTGCCTCCAAACTTCTCAAGTACATCTATAATGCCATCCCGCGCGATTGTAGCTCGAACTTGCTCCGATCCCGGAGTAACATTAAAAGGAATGCAGGATTTTAGGCCATGACTCAGTGCGTCATTGGCTATGCTGGCACATCGTCCCATGTCCTCGTAGGAGGAGTTCGTGCAGGAACCAATCAGACTCACTTTAATTTCCATCGGATAGCCATTCTTCTCGGAGTTCCCACCCAGTTTACTAATGGGATGGGCCAAATCGGGAGTGAAGGGGCCATTCACCAGCGGTTCCAATGTGTCCAAATTGATCTCGATAACTTTGTCGTATTTGCAACCGTCATCCGGAACCAAAAGATCTTTATTCTTCGTGGCCTCATCGGCGATGGCAGCTCTACCGGTGGCACACAAATATGTGGCCATGCGTTCGTTGAATGGAAATATCGAAGTTGTGGCACCGATTTCAGCACCCATGTTCGTAATGGTAGCCATGCCAGTGCAGGAAATAGATTCGACGCCAGGACCATGGTACTCCACAATTGCACCCGTACCTCCCTTAACGGTCAGAATCTCCGCCACTTTAAGGATGACATCCTTGGGTGAAGTCCACCCACTGATCTTGCCCGTGAGATGGCATCCAATCACGGTCGGGCACTTGAGTTCCCACGGTATATTCGCCATCACATCGACGGCATCTGCACCACCAACTCCAACGCACAGGCAACCCAATCCGCCGCCATTCGGAGTATGGGAATCAGTACCAATCATCAGTAGTCCTGGAAATGCGTAGTTCTCCAAAATGATCTGATGGATTATGCCGCTGCCAGGCTTCCAGAAGCCCAAGTTATACTTGGCGCACGCCGAGGACAGGAAATCGTACACCTCCTTGTTCAGATCCTTAGCCCTGGCCAAGTCCTTATCGCCACTGATCTGGGCCTCAATTAAGTGATCACAGTGCACGGTGGATGGAACTGCTACCTTTTTCAGGCCCGACGAAATGAACTGCAATAGCGTCATCTGGGCAGTCGCATCCTGCAGGGCAACGCGATCTGGGCGCAATCGCAAATAGGACTTGCCTCGTTCGATTTCCTGTGAATCCGGTTGATCCAAATGGGAATATAACACCTTCTCCGACAAGGTTAGCGGTCCACCCAGTCGACCCTTGATGATATCCAGGTTTTCCCTCAACTTCTTATAGGGCAAAGGAATTCCGCTATCAAAATTTGACATTGCCACTTTATCACATCGTGGAAACCGCGCCGTGTGAAAGTTTCGCACCATGGAACCAGCcaaacatatatatctatgtgtTCGTTGAGCCATTTGAATGTGTTATTGTGTTTGCACaaattttgttgatttattagATAACAGTTCGTGTCGTTGAAGTCGGAGTGATTTACAAGCGAGTATAAAAACTGGTTTGCTTTGATCCGAAATCTTAATTGAATTCAACTTTGTAGCAATGGCACATCTTCTTTCGATTTTCCTTCCATCCTGAAAACACAGAGCTTAAGACTTAATTACATCtttcaataaaatgcaacTGAACAAACTGCTCGACCGTAGCTATTAATTAAACAGACTCCACACCTTCGGCCAACGTATGTATACTCATATTTATTGGGTTAGCTCATTGTTCCGTGCGTATTTGATGCGCACCAACAGTTGCAGATGCAAAGTGGCATCCAAAGGGTGAGCTGAGTGGGCATTTCAACGGATTTGATGTTGCAAGTGAATCAGTGGGCGTGCGACTGGTTAGGATGTTGGAAGGAGGGAGGAGGAGCCATCGATGGCATAGGCCAAGTGACAGTCAACTACAGACGAGACGAAGAGTGCCAGCAAACTGGACGGATGACAAACAGAAGGACAAGGGATGCAAGTAtgccaggatgccaggatgcGAGCCGGCTACCAAAGTGTCAACTGCAAGTGAGTGTGACGGTGGGCACTGCAACCTCCTGTGATTGTGTTTGGTTTGCTGGCATCGTGTCATAATGGGCGATGTGGGATGacgatgtggatgtggatgtggaacAGCGGACAGCGGACAGGAGACGAGCGCCAGGAGACAGGAGACATTGGTAGTTGGCCGCACCACATTCAATTGAAATCGACGTGCCTGTTGGCCACAATGCCATTGACGagcctgccgctgctgctgctcaggGTGGTTTCTCGCTACCAAAGGCTCCTGGTCATACTACTGCAGGGCAATGGCATTGTCGTCCTGCCACTCCCTCCGCCCAATTCTCCCACATAAGTAGGCGGCATAACGATGCCAAAAATTGATTGGCAACTACTTGGCACACACTCTTGACCGCAAAACTTTTTCTCCTTTGCCGCTTGCCCGTTACGCCCAAAAATGTacaatttcataaaaatatcttgaatttttatatcttttagaCCATAATCTTCCATCtaggatattttaaaaatttttatgtcaattgACATAAATATGACATTGACATTTATTCCGGCATTATAATGATGAAATGAAGATGTATACTTAAATCTCGAAAATTCTGAAGATCGTGAAATACTATTTGAATTCTTCCTGGATATGCCAGCAATTCCAATACACTTGTCAGCTGAACAAACGCTGATTATTAATCTGTTTAATTGATCGATTGGTGCTTGTTCCGCTTTCAGCAACATCGAATTGCATATTGGAAACTGGCCATCCGACCGTTCGCTTTCCATCCAATGGAGCGCGGTGGGTCAATTTGATTGGGGGGCTGAAAATGTCAAGGTTGTGCAAATTTCATCCCAAAACACATGGTCGCTTAGTTTTGTGCGCTGTCATTTGCCATCGCATATTAGATTCGCAATCTCATGGCCCCGTTGCCCGCTGGTCATCATATGCTCCTGTTCCAgaaaggaaaatgcaattagcttaaatatatttgcgtTTGTCCATTGGCCTTGGCCGAAAAAGTGTCCGGCTCAAAGTGTTTGCCTCGACAATTCTCATTCGCTTTGGtataaattattgcatttGAAGTATTAaactttggccataaataaggGGAACTTACAGGTGTAGGTAGGGGTTTTCTAACCCTTGATTGGATTTATCTACTCTTTAAATAGGTATTTCTAGTTTTTGAAAttgcttaaaatgtattttcctaatttcaataattaaaatgctagCAATTTTACTTTATCaatctttataaatatttaaatatgttcctacattaaatagttttttcgtttaattagGATCTATCATAAAAATCCCCTTTACCATTGAAATACACAAGTGCAATTTCTGTTTTATACTATAatctaataataatagttGAGGACTTTGAAAAATATCCCACATAACCGGAACGATTCAAAGTTTTAGCTGCTTCTGCTCTTTTTTATACTTTAGTGACTTGATGTCTGATTGGGCGAATGCCCGAAAATTGCCGGCAAAATTTATGTACTAGTGCCCggggaaagaaagaaaatgtgGGCGAACGAACTATGGCCATATGTAGCACTGATCCGGGGAATCGGTGGTGGCGGGTGGGCGGGTGGTCGGAGTGGTGGTCGGAGTGGTGGGCGCGAGGAGCTGTAGGTGTGGCCGCTGTGGTGTCGGTGGCCAAAGTTGCAACAAAACTGAAACTTTGGACtggcaaaaatttttaatCCTCGCtttcttcttctccttttaTTATTCCCCacttttttcagattttttatTCGAATCTTTTTGCTGGgcgtggatgtgggtgtgagtgggtgggtgggttttATACCATCCACTGGCGAACAATACGTTGGTTGTTTTTGCAGTGAGCTCCACTCCGCTCCAACTCGCTCCGCTCCGGCACAGCTTGCGGTAAAACTTTTCAATAATATTCCCCAAAGTCCAGTCCAGACGCCGATGAGCAGGAAGGCGAGAGACACCGGAgtgccagtggcagtggcggCGGAAGTGCCGCCGTAGTTTGCCATCTAGCCCGGGATAGCACAGTTTTTGGCGCACTGGCAGCAATATTGCAATAATACCCGGAAAAAACGCCGCACATTTGCCAGCCTGTTCCCAGAACTGGGCTCTTAACTATGTTTTGCtacaaatatttcttattaacTAAAATTGAGCATATTAAAACAATCAAAAGAAATATCTGTCTACTGACACATTGGATTCATGTCTCAAAATCTAAAGCCATCTggcttaatttgtttaatctGGGTAATCTTTCAATAGTCCATTAAgtgttttatataattataagtgTATTTATAAGGCATTGCTAAAACATTCATCCTTTGTCATTCGTCGAGGACTAAAACTCTTGGCCCCAACGAATGGAAATCTCTGCCCATCCAATCGAATGCGTTTCCGGGAATTGCCGGTTATTCGAGTCGGGCTTTGTTTTAGC
Protein-coding sequences here:
- the LOC6728572 gene encoding probable aconitate hydratase, mitochondrial — its product is MAQRTHRYICLAGSMVRNFHTARFPRCDKVAMSNFDSGIPLPYKKLRENLDIIKGRLGGPLTLSEKVLYSHLDQPDSQEIERGKSYLRLRPDRVALQDATAQMTLLQFISSGLKKVAVPSTVHCDHLIEAQISGDKDLARAKDLNKEVYDFLSSACAKYNLGFWKPGSGIIHQIILENYAFPGLLMIGTDSHTPNGGGLGCLCVGVGGADAVDVMANIPWELKCPTVIGCHLTGKISGWTSPKDVILKVAEILTVKGGTGAIVEYHGPGVESISCTGMATITNMGAEIGATTSIFPFNERMATYLCATGRAAIADEATKNKDLLVPDDGCKYDKVIEINLDTLEPLVNGPFTPDLAHPISKLGGNSEKNGYPMEIKVSLIGSCTNSSYEDMGRCASIANDALSHGLKSCIPFNVTPGSEQVRATIARDGIIDVLEKFGGTVLANACGPCIGQWDRKDVKMGEKNTIVTSYNRNFTGRNDANPATHCFVTSPEMATALAIAGRLDFNPMKDELTGTDGKMFKLKEPHGEELPSKGFDPGEDTYQAPPAKADDIKVNVDPKSDRLQLLEPFEKWDGKDYIDMMVLIKIKGKCTTDHISAAGPWLKYRGHLDNISNNMFIGATNAENNEMNKVKNQKSGSFDTVPAVARDYKANKIKWCAVGEENYGEGSSREHAALEPRHLGGVAIIVKSFARIHETNLKKQGMLALTFANPGDYDKVQPSSKISILNLKDLAPGKPVDAEIKNNGSSDKIQLNHSLNELQIQWFQAGSALNLMKELAAKGGDKK